From one Amycolatopsis sp. FDAARGOS 1241 genomic stretch:
- a CDS encoding heat shock protein transcriptional repressor HspR — protein sequence MFGGIPGLPHGADEDTPVFVISVAAQLSGLHAQTLRSYDRQGLVSPGRTSGGGRRYSMRDIALLREVQRLSQEAGVNLAGVKRIIELENQVDALRSRVHELTEELAAAYAAAEQAAAAVHASYRKDLVPTRQQTSLVVWKPKRH from the coding sequence ATGTTCGGCGGAATCCCGGGACTCCCGCACGGCGCGGACGAGGACACCCCCGTGTTCGTGATCTCCGTGGCGGCCCAGCTGTCCGGCCTGCACGCCCAGACCCTGCGCTCCTACGACCGCCAGGGCCTGGTCTCCCCGGGCCGCACCTCCGGCGGCGGGCGCCGCTATTCGATGCGCGACATCGCGCTCCTGCGAGAGGTCCAGCGCCTCTCGCAGGAAGCCGGCGTCAACCTGGCGGGCGTCAAGCGCATCATCGAACTGGAAAACCAGGTCGACGCGCTGCGCTCCCGGGTGCACGAACTGACCGAAGAGCTCGCGGCCGCCTACGCCGCCGCCGAACAGGCCGCCGCAGCGGTCCACGCGTCCTACCGCAAGGACCTCGTCCCGACGCGGCAGCAGACGTCTTTGGTGGTGTGGAAGCCCAAGCGCCACTGA